The Drosophila innubila isolate TH190305 chromosome 3R unlocalized genomic scaffold, UK_Dinn_1.0 2_E_3R, whole genome shotgun sequence genome has a segment encoding these proteins:
- the LOC117792940 gene encoding MAU2 chromatid cohesion factor homolog — protein MSVANTGAASQDACYISLLGLAEYFRTSQPPNIKKCIQCLQALFTFQPPSKVEARTHLQMGQVLMAYTCNINLARQHLEQAWNISEPLMNFDDVKFDTASLLAQLHLQTEQSSHAKAMLRRAVELSQNNVYWHCKLLLQLSQIHANDREYSLASDLLAVGAESAEEAGATYLKVLFLLSRAMILMIERKTNDVLALLNSAGQIIDNNIPNPHQKEYLKVFFLVLQVCYYLALGQVKTVKPSLKQLQMSIQTIMAPNWPSDELIFGSNQLEMFVWLPKEQLYVLVYLVTVSHSMMAGYMDKAQKYTEKALTQIEKLKMQEDKSILSVFKVILLEHIVMCRMVMGNRELAIREIAAARDVCLAAPHRKLLKRHSAQLHCLIGLYSMSTSFFEHAERQFLVCVNETSERDLKLFANLNLAIIYLRTKRDADLKQILDAVSTENTHTYSSQALMGGFYYVQGLHAFHKNSFHEAKRFLRETLKMANAEDLNRLTSCSLVLLSHVFLSIGNSKESMNMVTPAMQLASKIPDIHVQLWGSAILKDLHRMSKDAQHEKEAYANHVKYSENLIADQRKCVQSSHHELVNWFQGDPPVTSGVPLNLPGGAVEASTSALPPPAQFGQFY, from the exons ATGAGTGTAGCCAACACAGGAGCAGCGTCCCAGGATGCGTGCTACATATCACTGCTAGGACTCGCCGAATACTTTCGTACCTCTCAGCCAccaaatattaagaaatgcATACAGTGTTTACAGGCGCTCTTCACTTTTCAGCCGCCTTCAAAG GTGGAGGCGCGCACACACCTGCAAATGGGACAAGTACTGATGGCCTACACGTGTAACATAAATTTGGCGCGTCAACATCTGGAACAGGCGTGGAACATTTCAGAGCCTCTCATGAATTTCGATGATGTTAAGTTCGACACAGCCTCGCTATTAGCACAATTGCACCTGCAAACGGAGCAGAGTTCACACGCCAAAGCGATGCTACGAAGAGCTGTTGAATTATCACAAAACAATGTTTACTGGCACTGCaaattgctgctgcagctgtcgCAAATACATGCCAACGATCGTGAATACTCGCTGGCCAGTGATCTGTTGGCCGTTGGCGCTGAGTCGGCCGAGGAGGCGGGTGCCACATACCTGAAGGTGCTATTTCTTCTCTCACGCGCAATGATTCTGATGATTGAACGCAAGACGAACGATGTGCTTGCGCTGCTTAATTCAGCGGGTCAAATCATAGACAATAACATACCCAATCCTCATCAAAAAGAGTACCTCAAAGTGTTCTTCCTAGTGCTGCAGGTGTGCTACTATTTGGCCCTGGGCCAGGTCAAGACAGTCAAGCCAAGTCTGAAACAGCTACAAATGTCCATACAGACAATAATGGCGCCCAATTGGCCAAGTGATGAGCTCATCTTTGGTTCCAATCAACTTGAGATGTTTGTCTGGCTACCCAAGGAACAGCTGTATGTGCTCGTCTATCTGGTCACCGTCTCGCACTCCATGATGGCGGGCTACATGGACAAGGCGCAAAAGTACACGGAAAAGGCGCTCACACAAATTGAGAAGCTCAAAATGCAGGAGGACAAGTCCATTCTATCCGTCTTCAAGGTCATACTGCTGGAACATATTGTCATGTGTCGCATGGTCATGGGAAATCGTGAGCTAGCCATTCGGGAGATAGCCGCTGCCCGTGATGTTTGCCTGGCAGCGCCGCATCGCAAACTCCTCAAGCGTCACTCCGCACAACTGCATTGCCTTATCGGTCTGTATTCCATGTCCACGAGCTTCTTTGAGCATGCCGAACGGCAGTTTTTGGTATGCGTGAATGAGACAAGCGAAAGAGATCTCAAGCTCTTTGCCAATCTCAATCTGGCCATAATATATCTGCGTACAAAACGGGATGCGGATCTCAAGCAAATACTCGATGCGGTATCCACAGAAAATACGCACACGTACAGCAGCCAAGCGCTGATGGGCGGATTCTATTACGTACAGGGACTTCACGCCTTCCACAAGAACAGCTTCCACGAAGCCAA GCGATTTCTGCGTGAGACGTTGAAAATGGCCAATGCTGAGgatttaaatcgtttaacgAGCTGTTCGCTGGTCTTATTATCACATGTCTTCCTTAGCATTGGCAATTCCAAGGAGAGCATGAATATGGTAACGCCAGCTATGCAATTGGCCAGTAAAATACCTGATATTCATGTACAATTGTGGGGATCGGCGATACTGAAGGATCTGCATCGTATGTCCAAGGATGCACAGCACGAAAAGGAGGCGTATGCCAATCATGTTAAATACTCAGAGAACCTGATTGCCGATCAGCGCAAGTGTGTGCAGAGTTCGCATCATGAGCTGGTCAACTGGTTTCAAGGCGATCCGCCTGTGACGAGCGGCGTGCCACTTAATCTGCCAGGCGGTGCTGTGGAGGCGTCCACATCTGCGCTGCCGCCACCAGCGCAATTTGGACAATTCTACTAG